CGCTGGGCCGTGCGTGGGAAGCGCTGCGTGAAGATGAGATCGCCTGCCGTTCGCTTGGTCTGAGCCCAACGCGCATCAAATTGACCGCCTTCACCATCAGCGCCGTGTTTGCAGGCTTTGCGGGTACGCTGTTCGCCGCACGTCAGGGTTTCGTTAGCCCGGAATCCTTTACCTTCGTCGAATCGGCCTTTGTGCTGGCGATTGTGGTGCTGGGCGGCATGGGCTCGCAGCTGGCAGTGATCCTCGCAGCCATTCTGCTGGTGGTCTCGCGCGAGCTGATGCGTGATTTGAATGAGTACAGCATGCTGGTGCTCGGTGGTTTGATGGTGCTGATGATGATCTGGCGTCCGCAAGGTCTGCTGCCGATGAAGCGTCCGCATCTGAAGTTGAAAAGCAGTAAACAAGGAGAGCAGGCATGAGTCAGCCTTTGTTAGCCGTTGAAGGCCTGATGATGCGCTTCGGCGGCCTGTTAGCCGTCAACAACGTGGCGCTGGAGCTGCATCCACAGGAAATCGTTTCGCTGATTGGCCCGAACGGCGCCGGTAAAACCACGGTGTTCAACTGCCTGACCGGTTTTTATAAACCGACCGGCGGCACCATCAAACTACGCGATCAGCAGCTGCAGGGTTTGCCGGGCCAGAAGATTGCGCGTATGGGCATTGTGCGCACCTTCCAGCACGTACGTCTGTTCCGCGAAATGACGGTGATTGAAAACCTGCTGGTGGCACAGCATCAGCACCTGAAAAGCGGCGTGTTTTCCGGCTTGTTCAAAACCCCGGCTTTTCGTCGCGGCGAGAGCGAAGCGCTGGATCGCGCAGCGACCTGGCTGGATCGCATCGGCTTGCTGGATCTCGCCAACCGCCAGGCGGGCAACCTTGCCTATGGTCAGCAGCGTCGTCTGGAAATCGCGCGCTGCATGGTGACGCGTCCTGAGATTCTGATGCTGGATGAACCGGCTGCCGGCCTCAACCCGCGTGAAACCCACGAGCTGGATGAACTGATCGCCGAGCTGCGCGGTGAGCACAAGGTTTCCGTGCTGCTAATCGAACATGATATGAAGCTGGTGATGGGTATCTCTGACCGCATTTATGTGGTGAATCAGGGAACGCCGCTGGCCAACGGTACGCCGGAAGAGGTGCGTAACAATCCGGATGTAATCCGTGCATATTTAGGTGAGGCGTAACATGGCAAACCCGATTTTAACCTTGCAGAGTGTC
The sequence above is drawn from the Pantoea nemavictus genome and encodes:
- the livG gene encoding high-affinity branched-chain amino acid ABC transporter ATP-binding protein LivG; translation: MSQPLLAVEGLMMRFGGLLAVNNVALELHPQEIVSLIGPNGAGKTTVFNCLTGFYKPTGGTIKLRDQQLQGLPGQKIARMGIVRTFQHVRLFREMTVIENLLVAQHQHLKSGVFSGLFKTPAFRRGESEALDRAATWLDRIGLLDLANRQAGNLAYGQQRRLEIARCMVTRPEILMLDEPAAGLNPRETHELDELIAELRGEHKVSVLLIEHDMKLVMGISDRIYVVNQGTPLANGTPEEVRNNPDVIRAYLGEA